From Acinetobacter sp. ASP199, the proteins below share one genomic window:
- a CDS encoding Na+/H+ antiporter NhaC family protein produces MFAILAAVGVMFGLALARVPVVFALIIGAVVGGLLAGLGLQGTLDAFNNGLGGGAKIALAYGILGAFALALARSGLPDLLAYKMISALKGEADLKAQNRVKYVIFSTVAIAAVFSQNVIPVHIAFIPVLIPPLLIVFNHLQLDRRLVACLLTFGLVATYMLVPVGFGAIFLNDILGQNINNFGKAYGFQISYDQIPGAMAIPVFGMFIGLLVAIFISYRKPRLYKDIHVEQQQSISAELGVEQQAGRPQIAQFTIWMAVIAVVATLAVQLYSDSMILAGLVGVAILSCAGIFKWKEADDVIITGMRMMALVGFIMIAAQGFASVIEATNQVPALVQASVEWIGQSKALAAFLMLLIGLLVTLGIGSSFSTVPILAIIYVPLCIQFGFSPEATIAIIGTAAALGDAGSPASDSTLGPTSGLNMDGQHDHMKDSVIPTFIHYNIPLLIFGWIAAIVL; encoded by the coding sequence ATGTTTGCGATTCTTGCTGCTGTCGGAGTCATGTTTGGACTCGCTCTGGCACGCGTACCCGTAGTATTTGCCCTGATTATTGGTGCTGTTGTTGGTGGTTTGCTGGCAGGCCTAGGCCTGCAGGGAACTTTAGATGCATTTAATAATGGCTTAGGTGGTGGCGCTAAAATTGCCTTAGCCTACGGTATTTTAGGTGCATTTGCTTTAGCTTTGGCACGTTCAGGCCTGCCTGATCTCTTGGCTTATAAGATGATTAGTGCCTTAAAAGGTGAAGCTGATCTTAAAGCACAAAATCGTGTTAAATATGTGATTTTTTCAACTGTTGCAATTGCAGCGGTCTTCTCCCAAAACGTGATTCCTGTGCATATCGCGTTTATACCTGTGTTGATTCCGCCTTTATTGATCGTATTTAACCATTTGCAGTTAGACCGCCGTCTGGTGGCTTGTTTGCTTACGTTTGGTCTGGTTGCCACCTATATGCTGGTTCCGGTTGGTTTTGGTGCGATCTTCCTGAATGATATTCTGGGTCAGAACATCAATAACTTTGGTAAAGCTTATGGCTTTCAGATTAGCTATGACCAGATTCCAGGGGCGATGGCAATTCCGGTATTTGGTATGTTTATCGGTTTGCTGGTCGCAATCTTTATCAGCTATCGTAAACCACGTCTTTATAAAGACATTCACGTTGAACAACAGCAAAGTATTTCTGCTGAGTTAGGTGTGGAACAGCAGGCAGGTCGACCTCAAATCGCTCAGTTCACCATTTGGATGGCAGTGATTGCAGTTGTAGCAACGCTGGCTGTGCAGCTGTATTCAGATTCTATGATTCTTGCAGGTCTGGTGGGTGTGGCAATTCTGAGCTGTGCCGGAATCTTTAAGTGGAAAGAAGCAGATGATGTAATCATTACCGGTATGCGTATGATGGCACTGGTTGGCTTCATCATGATCGCTGCCCAAGGTTTTGCATCTGTGATCGAAGCGACCAATCAGGTTCCTGCATTGGTTCAGGCCTCTGTAGAATGGATTGGTCAAAGTAAGGCGCTTGCAGCCTTCCTGATGCTATTGATTGGTCTGCTGGTAACTCTGGGCATCGGTTCATCATTCTCTACGGTGCCAATTCTAGCCATCATTTATGTACCATTATGCATTCAGTTTGGCTTCAGTCCTGAAGCAACGATTGCGATTATTGGTACCGCAGCAGCACTGGGTGATGCAGGTTCGCCAGCATCAGATTCTACGCTTGGTCCAACGTCTGGCCTGAATATGGATGGTCAACATGACCATATGAAGGACAGTGTGATTCCAACTTTTATCCACTACAACATTCCATTGCTGATTTTTGGCTGGATCGCAGCAATAGTGCTTTAA
- a CDS encoding OmpW family outer membrane protein: MLKQVALIALMGLSASAMAGQWQVKVGGSIVSPTGDYQLGPDAELKAADELAFTPSVEYFFNDNISAELLLATPINHDVELNGTDVVRIKHLPPTLTAKYHFKNSTGFTPYIGVGGTAFVAWDERTKGLDDTDVKVKEDFGFAGQIGFNFQPADAKNWGVFLDARYAQISPEVTLSGDVAAKFDLDIDPMIYTLGYSYKF, from the coding sequence ATGTTAAAGCAAGTTGCTCTAATTGCATTAATGGGTCTTTCGGCATCTGCGATGGCAGGCCAATGGCAAGTGAAGGTAGGTGGCTCAATTGTTTCTCCTACTGGTGACTATCAGCTTGGCCCAGATGCTGAGCTAAAAGCTGCAGATGAATTAGCATTTACACCATCTGTTGAATATTTCTTTAATGACAATATCTCTGCTGAATTATTGTTGGCTACACCAATTAATCACGATGTTGAATTGAATGGTACAGATGTTGTACGTATTAAACACTTACCGCCAACGCTGACAGCAAAATACCACTTTAAAAACTCAACTGGCTTTACTCCATATATTGGGGTAGGTGGTACAGCATTTGTGGCTTGGGATGAGCGTACAAAAGGCCTAGATGATACTGATGTTAAAGTTAAAGAAGATTTTGGTTTTGCAGGTCAGATTGGTTTTAATTTCCAGCCAGCAGATGCCAAAAACTGGGGTGTATTCCTTGATGCACGTTATGCACAAATTAGCCCTGAGGTTACTTTGAGTGGAGATGTAGCAGCTAAGTTTGACCTTGATATTGATCCAATGATTTACACTCTCGGCTATAGCTACAAATTCTAA
- a CDS encoding lysozyme inhibitor LprI family protein, translating to MKWLLRSGLIFVVVWMTQSHAASFDCQKAQSQTEKAICQHRVLNDADVKMATSYNIIRHLVPMGTRSVIQRDQVKWLQFRDQCQESVDCLMQVYKMRQQQIDLQFDRVYRQGPF from the coding sequence ATGAAGTGGTTGCTTAGAAGTGGATTGATCTTCGTTGTGGTCTGGATGACCCAAAGTCATGCAGCAAGTTTTGACTGTCAAAAGGCCCAGTCACAGACGGAAAAAGCGATTTGCCAGCATCGTGTACTCAATGATGCCGATGTCAAAATGGCTACCAGCTACAATATTATCCGTCATCTTGTACCTATGGGTACGCGCTCGGTCATTCAGCGGGATCAGGTCAAGTGGTTACAGTTTCGTGATCAGTGTCAGGAGTCTGTTGACTGTCTGATGCAGGTGTATAAAATGCGCCAGCAGCAGATTGACTTGCAATTTGATCGGGTTTACCGTCAGGGACCATTTTGA
- the htpG gene encoding molecular chaperone HtpG, with amino-acid sequence MSESNAQKHSFQAEVAQLLHLVTHSLYSNPEIFLRELISNASDACDKLRFEGINHPEYYENEPDLRVRVSLDQNNKTITISDNGIGLSQQEAIDNLGTIAKSGTKDFMSKLTGDQKADAQLIGQFGVGFYSGFIVADKITVESRRAGADKSEGVRWISGGTGDFEVEQITKDGRGTDIILHLREDALDYLQSYKVKQIINKYSDHISLPIQMQKEVWQEEEAAEGEEPKGGQYVKTDEWEAINSASALWTRNKSEITEEQYVEFYKNLTHDFAAPLAWAHNRVEGSTEYTQLLYVPSKAPQDIFTRDAKAGIKLYVKRVFIMDDADNLIPNYLRFVQGVVDSADLPLNVSRELLQESRDVKTIREGNTRRILTMLDNLAKSEDEKDQENFKTFYREFGAVLKEGLGEDFSNRERILKLLRYATSSNDEIITSLADYKARMKEGQKAIYYVTADSLNAAKNSPQLEVFKKKGIEVLLMSERVDEWAMNFVHEFDGTPLQNVSKGAVDLGDLQDAEEKKALEAAAEQFKPVVDKLTDSLKDKTKEVRVTTRLVDSPACLVTGEGELSPQLIRMLKDAGQPVPDMKPILEINPEHPLVKKLEGSTQFDDLANVIFDQAVIAEGGLPENPAEYVKRINSLLLA; translated from the coding sequence ATGAGCGAGTCAAACGCACAAAAGCATAGTTTCCAGGCCGAGGTAGCGCAATTACTGCACCTCGTGACACATTCGCTATACTCAAACCCTGAAATTTTCCTGCGTGAATTGATTTCAAATGCTTCAGATGCATGCGACAAGTTACGCTTTGAAGGGATCAATCATCCTGAATATTATGAAAATGAACCTGACCTGCGTGTTCGGGTCAGCCTCGATCAAAACAATAAAACCATTACTATTTCTGATAATGGCATTGGCTTAAGCCAGCAAGAAGCTATTGATAATCTGGGGACGATTGCCAAATCAGGCACTAAAGACTTTATGTCGAAACTGACCGGGGATCAAAAAGCTGATGCCCAGTTGATTGGTCAGTTTGGTGTCGGTTTCTATTCAGGCTTTATTGTCGCTGACAAGATCACTGTAGAGTCCCGTCGTGCAGGTGCGGACAAGTCTGAAGGCGTACGCTGGATCAGTGGGGGTACAGGTGATTTCGAAGTTGAACAGATCACTAAAGACGGCCGTGGTACGGACATTATCCTGCATTTGCGTGAAGATGCTCTGGATTATCTGCAAAGCTATAAAGTGAAGCAGATTATTAATAAATATTCTGACCATATCAGCTTGCCAATCCAGATGCAGAAAGAAGTCTGGCAGGAAGAAGAAGCAGCAGAAGGTGAAGAGCCAAAAGGCGGCCAATATGTGAAGACTGATGAGTGGGAAGCAATCAACTCTGCCAGTGCTTTATGGACTCGTAACAAGTCTGAGATTACTGAAGAACAGTATGTCGAGTTTTATAAGAACCTGACGCATGACTTTGCGGCACCACTAGCTTGGGCCCATAACCGTGTGGAAGGTAGCACTGAATACACCCAACTGCTTTATGTACCGAGCAAGGCTCCACAGGATATTTTCACCCGTGATGCCAAAGCAGGGATCAAGCTGTATGTGAAACGTGTCTTTATTATGGATGATGCGGATAACCTGATTCCAAACTATCTGCGCTTTGTACAAGGTGTGGTGGATAGTGCAGATTTACCATTAAATGTAAGTCGCGAATTACTACAGGAAAGCCGTGATGTCAAAACGATTCGTGAAGGCAATACCCGTCGTATCCTGACCATGCTGGATAATCTGGCCAAGTCTGAAGATGAAAAAGATCAGGAAAACTTCAAAACTTTCTACCGTGAATTTGGTGCTGTGCTGAAAGAAGGTTTGGGGGAAGATTTTAGTAACCGTGAACGTATCCTGAAATTACTGCGTTATGCGACATCAAGCAATGATGAAATCATCACTTCATTGGCAGACTATAAAGCACGCATGAAGGAAGGCCAAAAGGCAATTTATTATGTCACCGCTGACAGTCTGAATGCAGCGAAAAATTCCCCTCAGCTAGAAGTCTTCAAGAAAAAAGGCATTGAAGTGCTACTGATGTCTGAGCGTGTAGATGAATGGGCAATGAACTTCGTACATGAGTTTGATGGTACGCCGTTGCAAAACGTGTCTAAAGGCGCAGTAGATCTTGGTGATCTGCAAGATGCTGAAGAGAAGAAAGCACTTGAAGCAGCTGCTGAGCAGTTCAAGCCGGTAGTCGATAAACTCACGGATTCATTGAAGGATAAAACCAAAGAAGTGCGTGTAACAACACGTCTGGTGGATTCACCAGCCTGTTTGGTGACTGGAGAAGGAGAGTTATCACCTCAACTGATCCGTATGCTGAAAGATGCGGGCCAGCCAGTACCGGATATGAAACCGATTTTAGAGATCAATCCTGAACATCCATTGGTGAAAAAACTCGAAGGTTCTACACAGTTTGATGATCTGGCCAATGTTATTTTTGATCAGGCAGTGATTGCTGAAGGTGGTTTACCAGAGAATCCGGCCGAATATGTAAAGCGTATTAACAGTCTGTTATTAGCTTAA
- a CDS encoding dodecin family protein: MAIAKVVEVNSSSNKSFEDAIQTGIAKVTETVKNVQGAWINEQKVVIKDNKITEYRVNLKISFLVE, translated from the coding sequence ATGGCGATCGCAAAGGTGGTTGAAGTTAATTCAAGCAGCAATAAGAGCTTTGAGGATGCGATTCAGACTGGAATTGCAAAGGTCACAGAAACCGTTAAGAATGTTCAGGGTGCCTGGATTAATGAACAAAAAGTTGTCATCAAAGACAATAAAATTACTGAATACAGGGTCAATCTTAAAATCAGTTTTCTGGTCGAATAA
- a CDS encoding DsbA family oxidoreductase, whose translation MRVDIWSDVVCPFCYIGKKRLEAAAEQAGVELEVHWHSFQLDPEAPIRQEISNSERLAQKYGRTVPEVEEMQRNIAEMAKAEGIEFNWEGANSGNTFNAHRIIHLAQSKGLGNEAEEAFFYSYMTQGLAIGERETLEDVAARIGLNPVEVDDVLNSEEYADFVKFDQEVARDQLKVTGVPFFVFDQRIALAGAQPKEVFVQVLEKALEPAQAAAEQCTDDQCELPKSE comes from the coding sequence ATGCGCGTAGATATCTGGTCAGATGTGGTCTGCCCTTTTTGTTATATCGGTAAAAAACGTTTAGAAGCTGCTGCAGAACAGGCAGGTGTAGAACTTGAAGTTCACTGGCATAGCTTCCAGCTTGACCCGGAAGCACCAATACGTCAGGAAATTTCTAATTCTGAACGACTTGCGCAGAAATATGGTCGCACTGTGCCTGAAGTCGAAGAGATGCAACGCAATATTGCCGAGATGGCCAAGGCAGAAGGTATCGAGTTTAACTGGGAAGGTGCCAACTCAGGCAATACCTTTAATGCTCACCGGATTATTCATCTTGCTCAAAGCAAAGGCTTAGGTAACGAAGCCGAGGAAGCATTCTTCTATAGTTATATGACCCAAGGTCTAGCTATTGGTGAGCGTGAAACCTTGGAAGATGTAGCAGCTCGTATAGGACTGAATCCAGTTGAAGTCGATGACGTATTGAATTCAGAAGAATATGCAGATTTTGTTAAATTCGATCAGGAAGTTGCACGCGACCAATTGAAAGTAACAGGTGTGCCGTTCTTCGTATTCGACCAGCGTATTGCCTTGGCCGGTGCCCAACCTAAGGAAGTATTCGTACAAGTCCTAGAAAAAGCCCTAGAGCCAGCGCAGGCTGCTGCAGAACAGTGTACTGATGATCAATGTGAGCTACCTAAATCTGAATAA